The nucleotide sequence ATTCGTAGTTGTTTAATGAAAGTCGTTGCTGTGTTATAATCTTGGACATACGGAATTAATCGATTGTGTTAGATCAATTCCTGTCTGGCCGGCGCAGAGCTACTTCTGTATTCAAGGATGCAGAAGGTATTTTGCTTGATGAACTATGTACAACAAGGAGGTGCCTTGCCGATGAGTCAGCGCAAGCAAGCGGCGACCAATGACCGACGACCTAAAGTAGTTCCGATTCGGATGGATGCCACTTTCTTCTTTGAACGAGCTGTTCAGTCGTTGGATCGCTACCATTATGACAAGGCATTGAAATATTTTCGTAAGGCAGTGGAATTTGAACCGGAAAATCCGGTGAATCATTGCAATATGGCGGGGATTCTGTCAGAGATGGGACGTTACGAGGAGTCGAATGATGTGCTCCGTGGTGTAATCGAGCAGATCGACCCTAAGATGACGGAATGTCATTATTATCTTGCGAACAACTATGCGAATATGGAACAGTATTTGGATGCTGAAGAGTCACTTGTGCTTTATTTGGAAAATGATCTAGACGGGCTGTATTTGGATGAAGCGGAGGATATGTTAGAACTGCTTCACTTCGAACTACAACGTCCGACGAAAATTACGACGATTAAGTCGAGAGAAAATTACTATGCCCATGATAAAGCCCGCGAGCTGCTGGAAGCAGGACACTTTGCTGAAGCGGTCAAAATATTGGAAGAAATCATTGAACGTCAACCGGACTTCTTAGCTGCACGCAACAACTTGGGCTTGGCTTATTACTACATGGGGCTGTTCGAAAAATCAATTTCGACGATCAACGAGGTGTTAGAGGCAGAGCCGGGCAACTTGCATGCCTTGTGTAATCTCGCGATATTTTATCAGCATTCGAATCAAGAAGAGCAGCTTAGAATACTGCTTGATCGCTTGAATAAGACGTTGCCGATTCACCCCGAGCATGTGTTTAAGATGGCAACAACTCTAGGGATCGTAGGAGAGCACCGTGAAGCGTATCGACATTTCCGTCGCTTGCTACGAACAGGGGAGCTATCAGGAGAGCCGAGCTTACATCACTTTGCGGCGGTAGCAGCGGCGAACCTATCGCAATACGACGTTGCCGAGAAGCATTGGAAGCATGCGGAGAAGCTTGATCCTAATTCACCGGTGCCACAGTTCTATTTACGGAAATTAGAGCAAGTGAGGCGGGGTGAAGAACGTGCGCCTACGCACTATCACTATCATCTACCGTTTGAGGAGCAATTTCGCCAATGGGAGAAAGATCCTGGCGTTGTGACTGAAGCTCTAAAGCGGGATCCGCTTATTCGTTCGTCGTTTTTCTGGGCGCTGCGCCACGGTGACCGCAATACAAAAGTGAAGGTCATTCAAGCGCTAGGACTTGTTGCTGACGATGAAGTAATCGACTCGTTAAAGTCATTCCTCATTGATGAGGGTGAAGATGATGAACTCAAACGGGTTGCAGTACTTGTGTTGCGCTCAATTGGTGTACAGGACACCCTGCATGTTACATTCAATGGAAAGCTAATCACATTGGAATCTAGACGAAGGTCTGAGAAGTTACCCCTGTGGGATAATGTGTGGCAAATGATTCTTGATCAAGCGATTGAAGGGATGCAAGGACGGTACGACATCGTGCAGCAGCATGACATGATGACGTTATGGGTCGATTATCTCTCTCGTGTCTATCCGAATGTTCCGAAGCTCACCAAGTCAATGGGCTGGGCTGCCGCGCTAGAATATTGGACAGCGAAGATGCATCGTAAGACGGTGACTTACACCGATCTTGTCAGTCGATACGGCGTGTCGCAGGCAAGCATTAGTCGTTACGCTAATTTGATTGATGAAGCATGTGGAATTCGGGAAAAACTAGATTTAACTACCCCATCTTTTCCGTAAGTATATAAAATGAACACTGCAATGCAGCGAATTTAGGAGGAAGTAACATGCATAAAGCAATCGT is from Candidatus Cohnella colombiensis and encodes:
- a CDS encoding tetratricopeptide repeat protein — encoded protein: MSQRKQAATNDRRPKVVPIRMDATFFFERAVQSLDRYHYDKALKYFRKAVEFEPENPVNHCNMAGILSEMGRYEESNDVLRGVIEQIDPKMTECHYYLANNYANMEQYLDAEESLVLYLENDLDGLYLDEAEDMLELLHFELQRPTKITTIKSRENYYAHDKARELLEAGHFAEAVKILEEIIERQPDFLAARNNLGLAYYYMGLFEKSISTINEVLEAEPGNLHALCNLAIFYQHSNQEEQLRILLDRLNKTLPIHPEHVFKMATTLGIVGEHREAYRHFRRLLRTGELSGEPSLHHFAAVAAANLSQYDVAEKHWKHAEKLDPNSPVPQFYLRKLEQVRRGEERAPTHYHYHLPFEEQFRQWEKDPGVVTEALKRDPLIRSSFFWALRHGDRNTKVKVIQALGLVADDEVIDSLKSFLIDEGEDDELKRVAVLVLRSIGVQDTLHVTFNGKLITLESRRRSEKLPLWDNVWQMILDQAIEGMQGRYDIVQQHDMMTLWVDYLSRVYPNVPKLTKSMGWAAALEYWTAKMHRKTVTYTDLVSRYGVSQASISRYANLIDEACGIREKLDLTTPSFP